One stretch of Bacteroidota bacterium DNA includes these proteins:
- the lpxB gene encoding lipid-A-disaccharide synthase, translating to MKQRVMMIAGEASGDLHGAGVVRELKRRNPSMDIFGIGGDKMQKEGMTLTYHVRETSFMGFVEVAKHLPLIRSIEKTLEQLLILKKPDVVVLIDYPGFNLRFAGIAKKHGIKVVYYISPQVWAWKKGRVKKMSGTIDMMLVVFPFEVPIYQKENIPVQFVGHPLVEEMQDVMTKEQFMKRYDLDPAKKFIAVIPGSRKQEIENLFSVMVRSAAVLAEEGKEVVVAVAPNLSMDVYRQHLPMNANVKFIQHATHEVMKYAEFAFVTSGTATLETACVGTPMIVVYKTSRITYWIARFVVKIKNISLVNIVAEKTIVPEMIQGNVTVDSLVKEAKGILNSPEQYSVMKDELNIVRQKLGSVGASANVAEAILAV from the coding sequence ATGAAACAACGTGTGATGATGATAGCGGGGGAAGCATCGGGCGATTTGCACGGTGCGGGAGTTGTACGCGAGTTAAAACGCAGAAATCCGTCAATGGACATCTTCGGCATCGGCGGGGACAAAATGCAAAAAGAGGGAATGACATTAACGTATCATGTACGTGAAACGTCGTTTATGGGATTCGTGGAAGTAGCAAAACACCTTCCGTTAATTCGCTCTATTGAAAAAACGCTCGAACAATTATTGATCTTAAAAAAGCCCGATGTTGTTGTGCTGATAGATTATCCTGGATTCAATTTGAGGTTTGCCGGTATTGCGAAGAAACATGGAATCAAAGTTGTCTATTATATCAGTCCACAAGTTTGGGCGTGGAAAAAAGGGCGCGTAAAAAAAATGAGTGGAACCATCGACATGATGCTTGTCGTGTTTCCATTTGAAGTTCCGATCTATCAGAAAGAGAATATACCGGTGCAGTTTGTCGGCCATCCGTTAGTGGAAGAGATGCAGGATGTCATGACGAAAGAGCAATTTATGAAACGGTATGATCTTGATCCGGCAAAGAAATTTATCGCCGTCATCCCAGGAAGCAGAAAGCAAGAGATCGAGAATCTGTTCTCGGTGATGGTTCGTTCGGCAGCGGTGTTGGCCGAAGAAGGAAAAGAAGTTGTTGTCGCCGTTGCGCCGAATTTATCAATGGATGTATACCGTCAGCATTTACCAATGAACGCAAACGTGAAATTTATTCAACATGCAACACACGAAGTAATGAAATATGCCGAATTTGCGTTCGTCACTTCCGGAACGGCTACGCTTGAAACGGCATGTGTTGGGACTCCAATGATTGTTGTGTATAAAACATCAAGGATTACTTATTGGATTGCACGGTTTGTGGTGAAGATCAAGAACATTTCACTGGTGAATATTGTGGCGGAAAAAACAATCGTTCCGGAAATGATTCAAGGGAATGTGACAGTCGATTCGTTGGTGAAAGAAGCGAAGGGGATCTTAAACTCTCCGGAACAGTACAGTGTTATGAAAGATGAGTTGAATATCGTCCGGCAAAAACTTGGCAGTGTCGGTGCGTCGGCAAATGTTGCAGAAGCGATTCTGGCGGTATGA
- a CDS encoding lysophospholipid acyltransferase family protein, giving the protein MRKKFILFAIRLVLWRLALVWGKTLKITALNNEQFDALKQSEKNYIVAFWHGSMFVGWFVHRSEKKGAISALVSQSNDGEFLSTILERWGYTMIRGSSHIGGKEAMQLMVHEVIKGNALAITPDGPRGPRHEMKMGAVRVAQKTDVPLVLAGIGVKKKRHLRSWDKFEVPMPFSTIVVKYSDPVFVSKDLEGESLDTFKLEMQNKLNALTEEAEAIVGETGGRA; this is encoded by the coding sequence ATGAGAAAAAAATTTATACTGTTCGCAATACGATTGGTATTGTGGCGACTGGCTCTCGTGTGGGGAAAGACTCTAAAGATTACAGCATTGAATAATGAACAGTTCGATGCCCTAAAACAGAGTGAGAAAAATTATATCGTAGCATTCTGGCATGGATCGATGTTTGTTGGCTGGTTCGTGCACCGTTCCGAAAAAAAAGGTGCAATATCGGCATTGGTCAGCCAAAGCAATGATGGTGAGTTTCTTTCAACAATCTTAGAACGGTGGGGTTATACAATGATTCGCGGTTCGAGTCATATTGGAGGAAAAGAAGCAATGCAGTTGATGGTGCATGAGGTCATTAAGGGAAATGCATTGGCAATCACTCCCGATGGACCGAGAGGCCCCCGACATGAAATGAAGATGGGTGCTGTTCGTGTTGCACAAAAGACTGATGTTCCGCTTGTGCTTGCAGGGATAGGAGTAAAGAAAAAGAGACACTTGCGAAGCTGGGACAAATTTGAAGTGCCAATGCCGTTTTCTACTATAGTTGTGAAATACAGCGATCCTGTATTCGTGTCCAAAGATCTTGAAGGTGAATCGCTTGATACTTTCAAGTTGGAAATGCAAAATAAATTAAACGCATTAACTGAAGAAGCGGAAGCAATTGTGGGTGAGACAGGTGGTCGGGCGTGA
- the lpxK gene encoding tetraacyldisaccharide 4'-kinase, producing MKPHPLLYPFSLIYGLVVSIRNVFFDIGILKTVDVGVPVISIGNITAGGTGKTPIVQYVAKLLLDAGKIVAIISRGYGRTTNGTVVVCDGNSILADSSSSGDEPAMIARNLKRAIVIVDEDRVRGAKKAVKEFGAEVIILDDGFQHRYLKRTKDIVLLDAEQMPFDTMLLPAGYRRELLSSLKRADVQLITKAKIDDDSKGSISRVRIGNGQQKFSSSFRPSGIKNVFGDVMQSLEILKGHTAVAFCGIAKPENFRMSLETCGVVIKELLSFPDHHLYTESEMTSIIESFHQHKADFILTTEKDAVRLQRFENLLKELPIAALVMEVTIHQQDAWKKYLLS from the coding sequence GTGAAACCGCATCCATTGTTATATCCCTTTTCGTTGATCTACGGATTGGTTGTTTCAATACGGAATGTGTTCTTTGATATTGGAATATTAAAAACTGTTGATGTTGGTGTTCCGGTTATTTCGATCGGCAATATCACTGCTGGAGGAACAGGAAAAACCCCTATTGTTCAATATGTGGCAAAGCTATTATTGGATGCAGGAAAGATCGTCGCAATTATCAGCAGGGGTTATGGAAGAACAACAAACGGAACAGTTGTTGTTTGTGACGGTAATTCTATTCTTGCAGACAGTAGCTCCTCAGGAGATGAACCAGCAATGATTGCACGAAATTTGAAGAGAGCTATCGTCATTGTTGATGAAGACAGGGTGCGAGGAGCAAAAAAGGCAGTCAAAGAATTTGGAGCAGAGGTCATCATTCTTGATGATGGATTTCAACATCGTTATTTGAAGAGAACAAAAGATATTGTGTTACTCGATGCCGAACAAATGCCATTCGATACAATGTTACTTCCCGCTGGATATCGAAGGGAATTGCTCAGCAGTCTAAAGAGGGCAGATGTGCAGTTAATAACAAAAGCCAAGATTGATGATGACAGTAAAGGATCAATTTCCCGGGTACGGATTGGTAATGGTCAGCAAAAATTTTCTAGTTCATTTCGACCGTCCGGAATAAAAAATGTATTTGGCGATGTAATGCAATCATTAGAAATTCTCAAAGGACATACGGCAGTAGCGTTTTGCGGTATTGCAAAACCAGAGAATTTTCGAATGAGTCTCGAAACATGCGGGGTGGTTATAAAGGAATTATTGAGTTTCCCGGATCATCATCTGTATACGGAATCCGAAATGACTTCGATTATCGAATCGTTTCATCAACACAAAGCAGATTTTATCCTGACGACGGAAAAAGATGCTGTTCGATTGCAGAGATTTGAGAATCTTCTGAAGGAACTTCCGATCGCCGCATTGGTCATGGAAGTGACTATTCATCAACAGGATGCTTGGAAAAAATATTTACTGAGTTGA
- a CDS encoding gamma-glutamyl-gamma-aminobutyrate hydrolase family protein (Members of this family of hydrolases with an active site Cys residue belong to MEROPS family C26.): MKIAVTDTGKSEKQKLYMDWLQSFNPDAELVVVSYRNGNSDISGCDGLVLTGGEDVDPKLSKASPVELVQQVDRLRDDFEFRMLESAMKHLMPIFGICRGLQVTNVFLGGTLISDLPSAGYQSHTGKKNEPELRHAITVRNETLLKSATGMSKGEINSYHHQSVLSPANDLIVTGQSDDNVIESLEWKEKKGKSFLMLVQWHPERMRDTENPFTTGIGKTFFTEAQKFNSMK; encoded by the coding sequence ATGAAGATAGCTGTTACGGATACCGGAAAATCAGAGAAACAAAAATTGTATATGGATTGGCTTCAATCATTCAATCCAGACGCTGAATTAGTGGTTGTGTCATATCGTAATGGAAATTCTGATATATCAGGTTGCGACGGTTTAGTTCTCACTGGCGGTGAGGATGTTGATCCAAAATTATCGAAAGCATCTCCTGTTGAACTTGTGCAGCAGGTCGATAGACTGCGGGACGATTTTGAATTCAGGATGCTGGAAAGTGCAATGAAACATCTGATGCCGATTTTTGGCATTTGTCGCGGACTTCAAGTAACAAACGTATTTCTTGGCGGTACGCTGATTTCCGATTTACCTTCGGCCGGTTATCAAAGCCATACAGGGAAAAAGAATGAACCGGAGCTTCGTCATGCAATTACTGTCAGGAATGAAACACTGCTGAAATCCGCAACTGGTATGTCAAAAGGTGAGATCAATTCTTACCACCACCAATCGGTTCTTTCACCGGCAAACGATCTTATTGTTACCGGTCAATCGGATGACAACGTGATCGAATCATTGGAGTGGAAAGAAAAAAAAGGAAAATCATTCTTAATGTTGGTACAGTGGCATCCGGAACGGATGCGTGATACGGAAAATCCGTTCACAACCGGTATTGGCAAAACATTTTTTACAGAAGCACAAAAGTTCAATTCAATGAAATAA
- the queA gene encoding tRNA preQ1(34) S-adenosylmethionine ribosyltransferase-isomerase QueA, which yields MKLSDYKYPVPRNLIAKHPANPRDHARLMVINRKEETIEDRHFYDVAEYFEKGDTMVVNETKVFQARLIGKKEKTNAKIEVFLLRQLNVEDNIWDVIVDPARKVRIGNKIYFDNGNLWCEVIDNTTSRGRTVRFNYTGDFFKVIDKIGLTPLPNYIKRDPTPKDKDSYQTIFADKVGAVAAPTAGLHFTKAMQKKMEKKGVSFAPVILHIGLGTFRAVEVEDLTKHKMDSEYFQVDDTTVKLVNKSIDARRKVCVVGTSAMRAVESSVTTDGHLKPLRGWTDKFIFPPYDFKIADRLITNFHMPESTLLMLVAAFAGHDLTMRAYKHAIKKGYRFYSYGDAMLIL from the coding sequence ATGAAACTTTCCGATTATAAATACCCGGTTCCGCGAAATCTCATCGCGAAACATCCGGCAAACCCCCGCGATCATGCGCGGTTAATGGTAATCAATCGAAAAGAAGAAACGATCGAGGATAGACATTTTTACGACGTTGCCGAATATTTTGAAAAGGGCGATACAATGGTCGTCAATGAAACGAAGGTGTTTCAGGCTCGGCTGATCGGGAAAAAGGAAAAAACGAATGCAAAGATTGAAGTGTTTTTGCTTCGTCAATTAAACGTTGAAGATAATATTTGGGATGTCATTGTCGACCCGGCACGTAAAGTGCGTATTGGCAATAAGATTTATTTTGATAACGGAAATCTTTGGTGCGAAGTGATCGATAATACGACTTCGCGGGGAAGAACTGTTCGGTTTAATTATACCGGGGATTTCTTTAAAGTGATCGACAAGATTGGTCTGACACCGTTGCCGAATTACATCAAACGTGATCCGACACCGAAGGATAAGGATTCATATCAAACGATCTTTGCAGACAAAGTTGGTGCTGTTGCTGCTCCGACTGCCGGTCTTCATTTCACCAAAGCAATGCAGAAGAAGATGGAGAAAAAAGGAGTAAGTTTTGCTCCGGTTATTCTTCACATCGGACTCGGAACATTCCGCGCAGTGGAAGTTGAAGACCTGACAAAGCATAAAATGGACTCGGAATACTTCCAAGTGGATGATACCACCGTTAAGCTTGTCAATAAATCAATCGACGCCAGAAGAAAAGTCTGTGTTGTTGGAACAAGCGCCATGCGTGCCGTTGAATCCAGTGTCACTACGGATGGACATCTTAAACCACTACGCGGCTGGACGGATAAATTCATTTTTCCGCCGTACGACTTTAAAATTGCGGATAGATTGATCACCAATTTCCATATGCCTGAATCAACGCTTTTGATGCTTGTTGCAGCGTTTGCCGGTCATGATCTTACAATGCGGGCATATAAACACGCAATAAAAAAAGGGTACCGGTTTTACAGTTACGGCGACGCGATGCTCATTCTCTAA